In Chlorobiota bacterium, the sequence GAAGGCCCGCAAGTTGGCCGAGCGCGAAGGGGTGGAAATCCGCACCTACCAGATCATCTACGACACCGTCAACGAGGTCCGCGCCGCGTTGGAGGGGATGCTGAAACCGGAGTTCAAGGAAGTGGTGACGGCCACCGTGGAGGTCCGCGACATCTTCAAAATCTCCCGCGTTGGAACCATTGCCGGATGCTACGTGCAGGATGGCAAGATTATCCGAAGCGACAAAGTGCGATTGCTGCGCGATGGGCTGGAGGTCTTCGCCGGAACCATCTCATCGCTACGCCGCCTGAAAGATGACGTTCGCGAAGTGGAGCAAGGCTACGAGTGTGGCATCACCCTTGATGGCATGAACGACATCAAGCAAGGCGACGTGATCGAAGCATTCAAGATGGTGGAAGTCAAACGGAAATTGGAAACTGCCGGAACGGCATAATCCCCAAATCAAAAAAACAATCCGACCAGGCGGAAAGCGCTGCCGCCTGGTCGGATTTGTTCAGAACCGGATGCTGCTCCTTGCCAAGCATGGCTCCCCGCACTGCGGCATCACCATTCGCAATTGAACCAACTTCCCCAAGACGATAACCGATTCCCGATGTCAATACGCACCGAACGTGTTGGAGCAATGCTCCGCGAGGCACTGGCCACAGTCTTCCAACGGAACCTTCCGGAATATCTGGACGGCATGATTACCGTGGTATCGGTGAAGATGACCCCGGACCTTTCAATCGCCAAAGTCTATGTCAGCATCTACCGCAACACCACCGACCCTGATGTGCTGGTGAAGCGGATGAACACACATATGCCGGAGTTCCGGAAAAAACTGACCGGGCTGGTAAGCATGAAAGCTATCCCCGAACTCCGTTTTTACCGCGACGATACGTTCGAGGCGGTTGAGCGAATCACCGAGTTGCTGAACTCCGTCCGCCCAGCATCGAATGGTGCATCAAGTGCCCCGGCTTCCCAGAATAACCCGGACGAACCCACCCCGTGAGCGAATCTTTCAAGAACGCTGCGGCTGCCGAACCAACGCCACCACCGTTTGGCGTTCCGATTATCGCCCGCGCAACCGCCGCGCTGCTGAACGAACGGGAGGCATGGGAGGCCACCGGAGCGATTGTGCTGATTGACAAACCGGCAACGTGGACCTCGTTCGACGTGGTGGCAAAAACCCGTGGGATGCTGAACATCAAGAAGGTGGGCCACACCGGCACGCTGGACCCAATGGCCACCGGATTGCTGGCAATCTGTGTGGGGAAAGCCACGCGCCTTGCCGACCAGATTCAAGCCGAGGAGAAAGAGTACACCGGCGCAATCCTGTTTGGCGCAGAAACCGACACCGACGATGCCGAGGGGATGGTGACGCAGACCAGCCCCACCGCCCACCTAACCGAGGCGTTGGTCCGCGAAGGTGCCGAACGGATGATTGGCCAGCAGCTTCAATCGCCGCCAAGCTACTCGGCGCGGAAAATCGGCGGGCAGCGGATGTACAAGCTGGCGCGAAAAGGGGTTGCGGTGGAGGCCCCACCCCGCAGCATCACCGTGCGGGAGTTCCAGATTACCGGGGTGAATCTTCCTGAAGTTGAGTTCCGCATCGTCTGCTCCAAAGGGACCTACATCCGTGCGTTGGCACGGGACTTGGGGCGGGGGTTGGAATCGGGCGCGCATCTGACCGCGCTGCGCCGCACCAGAAGCGGCAACTTCCACGTTGAGGATGCCTTGACGATGGAGGAACTGAGGAACCTTTTGGCGGACACCAAGCCGCAAAGCCCCCAGGAATAGCCCGCATTGCTCTTACCGTTTTGTGATGACAGCATGACCGTTTACCGTTCGCTTGCCGAAATACCGCACAACCCTTTGAGCGTCCTCACGATTGGGACGTTCGACGGGGTCCACCGTGGGCATCAACAGGTGATTGGGGCATTGACCCAAGCGGCAAAGGAGCGTGGCGGGCGCAGCGTGGTCATCACGTTCGACCCGCACCCGCAGGAGGTGATCCGCCGGCATGGGACCACGGTGGACATCTTGACAACGATCGAGGAACGCCAGGAGCAATTCCGCCGCTTGGGGGTGGATGCGGTGGTGGTGATCCCATTCACGCGGGAGTTCGCGGCCACACCGTGGGAGGAATTTGTGGAGCAGTTAGAATCGCAGATTGGCATTGCCCACATGATTGTTGGCCACGATCACGCATTTGGAAAGGATCGCAAAGGGAATGCGGAATCGCTGCGGGGATATGGCGCGGAACATGGGTTCGGGGTGACGGAGATTGGCCCGCTGGTGGTTGCCGGGGAAACGATCAGCTCCACAAAAATCCGGCGCGCATTGGCCGAGGGGGATTTGGGAAAAGCCGCGGAGTATCTGGGGCGCAACTACTCCCTTTCCGGTACGGTTGTCCGGGGCGACGGGCGGGGGCGGAAGCTGGGAATCCCCACAGCGAACATCAGCCCAATCAACCCCAACAAACTGATCCCGGCCAACGGAGTGTACTGCGTTCGGATGGAGGTTGGCGGCGTGTGGCATCGCGGCATGGGGAACATTGGGGTGCGGCCAACATTCACCGATGCCACCCAGCGAACGATTGAGGTGAACCTGTTCAACTTCGCTGAAGAGATTTATAACCAAATTGTGACGGTCGAATTATGTAAGTTTGCCCGCTCTGAACAAAAGTTCAGTTCGGTAGATGAGTTCTTACAGCAGTTGGAGCGCGACCGCGCAACCTGCCAAGCAGCGGCCTGAGGCCGATCAACAACGCTTCGGTATCAACCCGGGCAGAACGTAGCAAGAGTTCAACAACAACATAGATCTAACAATTCAAACGACGTAGCAACCATGCCTTTGACCAAAGAGCGCACCGCCGAGATCGTAGCGAAATACGGCGACCATGCCGGCGATTCCGGCAAACCAGAAGTTCAGATTGCTTTGCTGACCGCACGCATCTCCGGCTTGAACCCCCATTTCGAGAAGAACCGCAAGGACAAACACTCCCTGCGTGGGCTGATGAAAATGGTGGGCAAGCGCCGCTCGCTGCTGGACTATCTGATGAAAGTTGACATCAACCGCTACCGCGCAATCATTGCCGAGTTAGGCATCCGCCGGTAATCCAGCCGGGCAGAGTCTGCAAGATCAATGCACACAAATAGGGTGGTGTCCCAAAAGAGGAACCACCCTTGTGCGCTTTTCAGGGGAAGCTATTGTGGGGCCGATCCCAAACGGCCATTCCCCGCCAGCACGCTTGCTGCACCGCCGCCCAAAAGGCTGAATCGTGTAGAACGCATAACACAACCAACACATACGTACCGACTGCGGTGATGAGTGCCGCAGACCCATTTTCTCTTTCTGGATGTTGCCATGATGAAATCTGTCGAGATCGAGTTCGGGGGGAAAAACTTCTCCCTTGAGACGGGCCGCTTTGCCAAACTTGCCAACGGGGCCGTAATGGCCCGCTACGGCGACACGATGGTGCTGGCCGTTGCCGTTGCTGCGGGAACCCCCCGCGAAGGAATTGACTTCCTGCCGTTGCAGGTGGAGTTCCGCGAGAAATTCGCCGCTGCCGGAAAAGTGCCGGGTGGGTTCTTCAAACGGGAAGCCCGGCCCAGCGAAAAGGAAATTTTAAGCGCACGCCTGATTGACCGCCCCATCCGCCCGATGTTCACCAAAGGGTGGACCTACGAAACACAGGTGATCTGCACCGTCTATTCGTTCGACCAAGAGAACGATTCCGATGTGGTGGCCGCCGTGGGCGCAAGCTGCGCGCTGATGCTTACCGGAATGCCGTTCAACGGCCCGGTCAGCAACGTCCGCGTGGGCTATGTGGATGGTGAGTTCATCATCAATCCCACCTTTGCCCAACTTGAAAACTCCATGATGGACATCACCCTTTCCGGGACCGATTCCTCCATCGTCATGGTGGAAGGGGAATGCCAGGAGATTAGCGAGGACCTGTTCGTCCAGGCGTTGGAGTTCGGCCACGAGCATATCCGCCAGCTGAACGACTTGCAGCGGCAGCTTGTTGCCCAATGCGAAGTCACCCCGCTGCCAATGCCGGAGAAAACAACCTTTGCCGACGTTGAAGAATTTATCCGCACACGCTCCACCACCACTCTGGAAACGTTCGCCCGCGAGGCCACCAGCAAGGAAGGCCGCCAAGAACGCTACCGCACCCTGCGCCAAGAAGTCGCCGAAGCCGTCGCCGCGCAGTTCAGCGGCGAAGACTATGCCGGATTGGAGGTGGATAAAATCGTTGGAAGCGTCCTGCACGATCTGGAGTCGGAGGTGATGCGGGAGATGATCCTGACCGACGGCAAGCGGCTGGACGGGCGCGCCACCAACGAAATCCGTGGCATCACCTGCGAGATTGACATCCTTCCGCGCGCCCACGGGTCGGCACTGTTCACACGCGGCGAAACCCAATCGCTCACCTCGATGACGCTTGGCACCAAGAACGACCGCCAGCTGATTGATGGACTGCTCCCCAAGTATGAAAAGCGGTTCATGCTCCACTACAACTTCCCCCCCTTCAGCACCGGCGAAACGGGACGGTTCGGCAGCACCTCGCGCCGCGAAATCGGCCACGGCAACCTTGCCGAACGCGCGCTGAAAGTGATGCTCCCTGAGGAAACCGAATTCCCCTACACCATCCGCATCGTCTCCGACATTTTGGAGTCGAACGGCTCCTCCTCGATGGCCACCGTCTGCGCCGGAACGTTATCGCTGATGGCCGGCGGCGTGCCGATCAAGAAGCCAGTTGCTGGCATTGCCATGGGGCTGATTAAAGATGAGAACAGCGACCGCGTGGCGATCCTTTCCGACATTTTGGGGGATGAGGACCACCTGGGCGACATGGACTTCAAAGTGACCGGAACCGCCGACGGCATCACCGCCTGCCAGATGGATATCAAGATTCAAGGAATCTCCCTTGAGGTGATGCGTGGCGCGCTGGACCAAGCCCGCGATGGCCGCCTGCACATCCTGGGGAAGATGACCGAGGCGATTAGCGAAGTCCGCGAGGACCTGTCGCCATTTGCGCCACGGCTTACCACCATCCAAATTCCTGTGGAGATGATCGGCGCGGTGATTGGAAGCGGCGGCGAGACGATCCGCGGAATCGTGGCCGAGTCTGGGGCCGAGATCAGCATCGAGGAAGATGGAACCGTGGTGATTGCCGCCGTCAGTGGCGAGTCATCGCAGAAGGCGGTGGAGATGATCCGCGCCTTGACCGAGCAGCCGGAGCCGGGGAAGGTCTATCGCGGAAAGGTGACCCAGGTTCGCGAAGGCTTGGGGGCAATCATCGAGTTCTTGCCGCGCAAAACCGGGCTGCTCCATATCTCCCAAATTGACCATCACCGCGTGGAGAATGTGGAAGATGTCCTTTCCGTTGGCGACCGCGTGGAGGTGAAGCTGGTGGAGATTCAGGACGACGGGAAGTTCCGCCTAAGCCGCAAAGCATTGCTGCCGCGGCCAGAGGGAATGGAAGAAGAGCAACCACGCGAGCGGAGCGAACGCCGCGACGGCGACCGTGGTGGTCGCGGTGGCGACCGCGGTGGATACCGTGGCGGCAACCGTGATGATCGCGGCAACCGCGGCGGCGACCGTGGCGACCGCCGCCGATAAACCGCAGGCAAACCCAAACCATGAAACGCAGAACGCCCGGCAGCAATGTTGCCGGGCGTTCTGTTTTTGTGATGCCGGAACACTTTAGTTTGGTGTGATACCATCCCGCGCCCTTGTCCCATTGGTCTGCGTTTTTTTTATCACCCTCCTTTATTCCCGTGCTCCATTGCTTTGTTTTCTGGGGGAAGGGAACTAAGTTCCCCGAAGGCTGCGTTGTGGTAACGCCGTCGGCTTGCATAGGCAGCAGCCGAAGGAGAACGGAGCCAAGACACTCATTCAGGAGGCATCATCATGCTACAAGAAAAGTACCAATCGCTCCTTGACTTAGGGGTTGAACTGAACGTACAGAACGGTAATTGGAAGGAGGAAGGGGGGAAACTGCGCATCAGCGGAACCGCTGCGTACCAGTACGACAAGGACCGTTTGTGGGATAAGATTAAAACCTACGAGAACTGGGAGAACGAAGTGGAGGCGGACATCGCCGTGGCGAACACGGATCTGTACGGTGTGTATGTTGTCCGCCCGGGCGACACACTCTCCAAACTCTCGAAAGCCCATTACGGCGATCCCAATCGCTACATGGAGATTTTCAACGCCAACACCGACCAGCTTTCCGACCCCGATGTGATCCGCGTTGGGCAGCAACTGAAAATCCCCAGCAAGTAGCCGTTCTGGGGCGGGCGCACTACCTGCGGGGCAACGCTCCTTGCTTTTCACATCTATCCATTCCCATCTATGCCAGAATCGGTTATCAGCATTGCGCTTGGCTTGGGGCTTAGCGCGGCGTGTGGCTTCCGGGTGTTTCTGCCGCTGCTGGCCATGAGCATTGCTGCGGCCACGGGGCAGCTATCGTTGGGGAGCGGTTTTGCGTGGGTGGGAACCACGCCAGCGCTTATTGCGTTGGCAACAGCAACCGCTGCCGAGGTGCTGGCCTACTACATCCCGTGGTTTGATAACCTTCTGGACACCATCGCAACCCCGGCGGCAATGGTTGCCGGGGTGGTGGCTTCTGCCGGGGCAATGGTGGATCTGCCCGAATTTATCCGGTGGGGATTGGCCGTGGTGGCCGGGGGCGGGGCGGCAACCGTGGTGCAGGGAACCACCGTGGCGTTGCGGGCAAAATCATCGGCAACAACGGCGGGGGTGGGGAATCCGTTCCTTGCCACTGCCGAGCTTGCCGGGGCCGTCACCATTTCAACAATGGCACTGATTGTTCCGGTGGTGACGCTGCTTCTGGTGGTTCTTCTTATCGTGCTTCTTATCCGTGCTGCTGGCCGATTGCTCTTCCGCCGGAAACCAGCAACAGAGGTCAACAGCATATCACACAACACCATTCGGAGGTAAACAATGTGGATTCTCTGGACGATCATCATCGGCTTGGTTGCCGGTTCGGTCGCAAAGCTCATCATGCCGGGGAAGGACCCGGGTGGCATTGTCGTCACCATCCTTCTGGGCATTGCGGGATCGGTGGCGGCAACATTCTTGGGAAGATTGCTGGGGCTGTACCCAGAAGGCGATTCTGCCGGGTTCATTGCCTCTATCCTTGGGGCATTGCTGCTGCTGTGGATCTATCGGCTGGTTAAGGGGAAGAGCGCGCAAACCACGGCGTAGCAAGGCTTCCCCTCCCAAAAAAAGATCGGTGCCGGAACATCACAGGTTCCGGCACCGATCTCCTTTTTGCGAACTATTCGATTCCCCGCTCCGCGTCCCGTTCCATCACCTCAACAACCTCTGCTCCTTCTCCTGCGGTGTTTTCTGGATGGACTCTATCACCTCCGCTTCTTCAATCTTGGCCTGCTTCCTCCCTTGCCATCTTCCCCCAAGCAAAAGCCGGCGAACTCCAAGCCCAAGCAGCAGCACGCCGCCAGCCACCAACGCCACCCCCGCCACCGAAAGCAACAACAGCAGCAGCAGAACCACCACCACAACCACCACCGCCCCCATCACCATCCGAGCAATGGGGTTGCGTACGTTGCGCCCGTTGAAATTGACCTGCATCATGGCAGAGAATTGGACCCGGAGAGTACAAAGATTGCTACGCCATCACTTCGCGAGCCAGCACCATGTCGGCCCCCTGGGCATCGAAGCCGAAGCCAACATCGGCAATGCCGCAGGCGTGGTAGATGCGGGCCAGGGTGCGGCGCATATCCAACGTGTCGGTCTCTATCCACTCAATCAACGTCTCGTCCAGCATCCGCAGGAACCGGCGGTCGGCAAGCTCGTCAAGCTGCTGGGCGTAGCGAACCATGCTGGCGCGAAGCTCTGCCGGGGCGTAGATCAGCATGTACGGGCGGGCAACATCCAACCCGGCCAGAAGCGAACGCTCGGCCCTGCGGCGCATCCGCAGTCGGGCAAGGTCAATCGAAAGAAGGTCATGGCTTTGGGCCGTGTCCAACTGGCTGTAGAACTCGCTGGGCTGGAACCCCATGTCCAAAAAGAGTGGGAACATCTTGTGGTGCGCCAACTCATTGTAGAAAAAGTTCACCGTATCCATCTCAATCTGCCGAGCGGTAAACGCGGTTGGGCGGATCAAGCCATCCAAGCGGAGTTTTAGATGGAGGAGTTCGTGGGTGAAACTGGCAACCGGATGCTCGGTTGGGACCATCGCAATGGTGGCCGTGCCCTCGCCGAACTGGGACCCCCAGTAGGGAATGGTGCTGGTTTCCAGCCGCAGCGGAAGCCGGGCGTTTACTTCGTTGTACAGTGCGCGATTGCGGTCGTCCACTAACTGGTCAATCGTGTATGGCATGGTCAAAACGGGAAAGTGCTAAAGGCCACGGAACAAGGGTCGCAAGATACACCGCGCCACGGCGTTGGTGATGTATCAAAAAAACTGAAATGATGGAGCAACAAGTCTTTCAAGAATCCATGTGCGCGGCTCCCCCTCTTGGGAGGCTTCGGGGGGGAGGTGAGAATTGGGGTAGTCGCCCCGACCTCTGTCGGGACGTGGGGACGCTCGCGAACCGGGCGTTGCTTTCCGAATCTCAGGATCAGAAACTTCCCGTGCCATCGCAACCGCCGCGTGTTCGGTGGTTGCCCCGAACCTACTCGGCAGGCTAAAGACCTGCCGCTACCTCGACAGAGGTCGGGGCCGCTATCCTCGGCTCCACGCGAACTTGAATCCCATGCTTCGGGCGGAGGGTGATGCTGGGGAAGTAGTCAATCTGCTGATTCGGGGCCAGCGCTATCCGGAACCTTCGCGCCACGGCGGCAAGGATCAGCACGGCCTCCATTTTCGCGAACTCATCGCCGATGCAGCGGCGCGGCCCGCCACCAAATGGGAAGTAGGCAAACTTCGGCAGCTGCCGCGCAAGGTCCCCCTGCCAACGCTCCGGTAAAAAATCGTCCGGGCGTGCGTACCAGCGCGGGTCGCGGTGGATCACCCACTGGCTTGCCACCACCTGCATCCCTTTGGGGATGTGATAGCCGCCAATCGTGCAATCCTCCAACGCCTGCCGACCCACGCGCCACGCCGGCGGATACAGCCGCATAGATTCTTTCACCACCATCTCGGTCCACGGAAGGTTCGGAATGTCGGCAAAGGTTGGTGGGCGGCTGCCAAGCACGCGGTCCAGCTCCTTGTGAAGCCGCGCTTCCGCTTCCGGGTGGTTGGCCAGCAGCATCCAGGTCCAGCTTAAAGCGATTGCCGTGGTCTCATGCCCAGCCAAAAACAGGGTGATGACCTCATCGTGAAGTTGCTGGTCGGTCATCTGGCTGCCGTCGGTGTCCTGAGCGTGAAGCAGCATCGAAAGAAGATCATCACCTTCCGCCTGGCTTTTGCGCCGGGCTTCAATCATGCCGTAGATGATCGCATCCAGCTCCCGCTGCCGTTGCCGAAATCGGATGTTCCTGGGGAGCGGAAACTGGTCGAACAGCCGCATCAAACTCAGCCGTTCGGTGAACCGCTGCATCGCCAAATCAAGCGCCCGCCCAACCGCCTCCGTTTGCCCCGAGACATCGGCGCCGAACAGTGCGCGGGCAACAACCTGCAAGGTCAGCCCCATCATCTCCTCGTGGATATCCATTGCTTGGCCGCTGCGCCAGCGGTCGGTCATCTGGTCGCTGAAGGTGGCCATCAGTTCGGCATAGCCGGCAATGCGGTCGCGGTGGAAAGCGGGTTGGGCAAGGCGGCGTTGGCGCAGCCAGAACTCACCATCGCTGGTCAGCAATCCATTCCCCAGCACCTGGGCCGCCTGCTTCAGCAACAGCGGTTTGATGAACTTCCGGTTCTGCGTCACCAGCACCTCCTCCACAAGGTCGGGGTGGCTAAGCAAGCAGGCTTGCAGGTGGGCAATCTTCACCTGGACGGCATCGCCGTGGGTCCGCGCCAGCTCGGCCATAAACTGAAGCGGGCGGCGGCGCATCTGCGGCAGCATCCCCACCAACGGCCGCCCTTTCGGACCGCGAGGCAGGGGGCGGGATTGAGTAGTGGAATTAGGCATAAGAGAGTTCACAACATGGTGTGGAAATATAAGACCTGCCAGATCACGGCGTGCTACCCCCCTGCCCAGTATCTATCACCACCAATAAAAAACACCAAACCTCCCTCAGCATTTCGCTGAAGAAGGCTTGGCGTTGTTAGAAAGGGGATTCTTTGCGGGCCACCTTTTGCCTGGTTCTCTTGCAGGAGTTCAATCCAACAGGTGTTGCTCCTTCCCTCCCTCTCTTCCCCTTCCTTTCTTTCCATCCCTTCCACTCCTTACTTCACCACTTGCACAGCTCCTGTCTCGATGGTTGTTCCCACCCGCAGTGTGTAGCGGTACGTTCCGCTTGGCAGGTCCGATAGGTCAAGCCCCACAACGTGCGTTCCGGCACTCAGGTTTTGGTTGTTGATTGGGCGTGAGATTTCGCGCCCGGCTGCGTCGCTTAGCACCATCGTCACGTTGTCGGCACTGCGTGGCAACGCAAACTCGATGGTTGCTTCGCCGCTGGTGGGGTTCGGGTAGGCCGTGCGGAGCAGCGTTGTGTGTGCGTCGTCGCCGGTTGCCTCAATCCCCGATGTTGCGCCCCCTTGCAAGCTCAACTCACCATTGCTGATCACCGCCCCATCGGCGTTGTAGGTGGTGAACCGGATGGTTGCACCCTCGGCAACGTTCGCAAGCGTCAGGTAGATCGGCTTGTGCGATTCGCCGCTGGCAAGCTCCTCGCCACTGGTCATCGTCTCGGCCACGAAGTTCCGTCCATCGTTGGTGCCAAAGCTGAGCGTGGCGTGCGTTGGGTTGGCGGTTGGGCCAACAGCCACAATCTCCGCACCCTCCACCGACTCGATCACCACCCGTGCGATTGGCTCCTTGGAACCGTTGGCATTGGTAAGGTGGATGGCGTAGGTCTTCAGGTCGCTAAGGCCAACCGATGCCGATTCCACAACGTCCCCACCGCTTAGCTGGCCACGGCGCAAGGTGAGGTCAATCTCTTCTTGCAAGGTGTCTTCTGGGCTGTCGGCCAGCACGTAGTGGAACGTCACCCGGTGCGGCGCGCTGGTTGCGCCGTTCAAGTTGGCGTAGTCCATCGTGAACGCTGCGGTCTGGCCCGGGGTTGCCACAAAGTTGAAGCGTTGCGTGCCGTCGAACTCTTGCGTTCCAACAATGCTCCGTTCCGTTTCGGTTGCGCTGCTGATCGTCAGGTCGTTCGCCGAAATGCTGATTCCGGTGTACGTGATTCCGCCAAGTTCGGCCGGGGCCTGCGGGAAGTTGATGTTCAACGATCCGCTGTTGTCGCCGGTAAGCTGGCCGGCCACGGTGGGCTGGTTGCTTCCCAAGAAGCTGCTGCTGTTTTTCTGATTGCTTAGGCCGTGGGTCAATGTTGGGTCGGCAATAATCCATCCGTAGCGTGTCCGCTTGAAGCAGATCACCGTGTCGCACGTGACGCAGTTGATGTCGGTGTAGCGAACCCGAACGCAGTAGCTGATAACGTCGCGACGTTGGTACCACGGCTTGGCCGGGAAACGCAAGCGGAACTGGAACGGCGTTGGGACCCCAAGGTTCGTGTACGGGCTGTTCACCCAAAGGAACTCGTGCATGAAGGGGATGGTCCCGCCAACAAAGTTGATATGGTTGCCCGGGTTGATGAACTGCCCAACCACCGGCACACCGTTGATGCGAGCGTCAACCAACGTTGCCGAGACTTTCACGATTGGAGCCGGCCCTGCGGCAAGGAATCCGTTGATGGTTGCAAAACCGTTTGCCGATGCCGAGCTTGAAAGCTTCCAGAATTTTTTCTGGAACTCGTTGCAGCAATCAGGGATTGGGATTTCGCACTGCGGCACTTTAATCTGGAACGAGTCGCGGCAGCAGTACTGGCGCGTTTTGTCGCACAGCGTAGCGTAGATGGTCAGCGGTCCTGGCGTTGCGCCGGTGAAGTTGACGGCAACGCTGGTTGAGCCACCAATCGGGAGCGCGCTTAGGTTCACTGGGTTCGGCACAAAGGTCACGCCCGATGCGTTCAGCGTAAGCCATTCGGCGTTTGGCGCAATGCCCAAGTTGGTCACGGTCAGCCAAGCAACGTATTGCTGCGTTCCGGTTGCTGGGTCGGTGATGCATTTCACGGAGTCGGCTTCCACAATGGCGCAGCGTTGCGGCGGGCACTCGGGCAGCTTGATGCTGATGGTGTCCTCGCAGCATTGCACCGTGCCGTCGGCACTTGGGCAGCAAATCTTGATTGCGAAGGTGACGGTTGCGCCAGCCACTGCGCCGGGGCCATGCAGGGTAAGCGATTGCGGCGTGAAGGAGTTGGTGACGCTGAAGCTGCCTGGGAAGAAGCTGACCCCCGCAGGGCTAACCACCGACACGCTGGCCGATTGCGTTGCCGAGCAGTTCCGCAGGCTACGGATGTAGAAGGACCAGGAGTAGGCGGGGATGGTGCTTCCTTGAATCGTGGTGCATTTCACCTGCTGCTCAGTAATCTGGAAGCATGGTTCCGATGGCTTGGGGCAGTTGCCAAAATCAATGTGGTTGACAACTTGGCCGTTGGCAACGGTGATGGTGTAGTTGTTGGGAACCGGATAGGTTTGGGTGTAGCCCGATTGCTGGATTTCGCTGACGGTGTAGCTGCCCGGGGGAAGGCCGTTCAGGTAGTAGTTGCCAAACACGTCGGTGACGGCGGTGTAGGTGTTGGTGCCGTTGGTGGCGGTAATCGTCCATCCTGGAAGCCCTTGTTCGCCGGCATCCCACTTGCCATTGCAGTTTTTGTCCAAGAACTTGGTTCCGATAATGCTCCCTTTCTCCAAGCAGCAGTTTGGATTGGTTAATCCCACCGAGAAGCCGGGGGCGGTGATGTAGCCGGAAAGATCAAACCCCATTGCCACGCTGCTGGTGTTCAGCACCTCCACACGAAGAACGTTTTTGTACGTGGTGATTGGAACGGAGACGTTGATGATGGCTTTGTTGCCACACAGGAACCCGTAGCTGGGGGCCGATGTCCCAATCTGCACGCCGTTGAAATAGACCCGTGCGTAGTCGTCGGCGAACAGTTCCAGATGAACCTGGGCTTTCTGAACTTCCGGCGAGATGCAGAGGGTGTCGTCAAAAATGTAGGTTCCGTTGGCATCGTTGCTGGCCGATGGGTAGGAGCTAAGCCATTGGGAGTTCGCCAGCGGGTTGCACCATGACGAGTACTTGGTGATAACCGATGCAGGGCGCGGTTCGGTGGTGCTGGCCGATGGGTCCGAGACCACGG encodes:
- a CDS encoding cytochrome P450, whose protein sequence is MPNSTTQSRPLPRGPKGRPLVGMLPQMRRRPLQFMAELARTHGDAVQVKIAHLQACLLSHPDLVEEVLVTQNRKFIKPLLLKQAAQVLGNGLLTSDGEFWLRQRRLAQPAFHRDRIAGYAELMATFSDQMTDRWRSGQAMDIHEEMMGLTLQVVARALFGADVSGQTEAVGRALDLAMQRFTERLSLMRLFDQFPLPRNIRFRQRQRELDAIIYGMIEARRKSQAEGDDLLSMLLHAQDTDGSQMTDQQLHDEVITLFLAGHETTAIALSWTWMLLANHPEAEARLHKELDRVLGSRPPTFADIPNLPWTEMVVKESMRLYPPAWRVGRQALEDCTIGGYHIPKGMQVVASQWVIHRDPRWYARPDDFLPERWQGDLARQLPKFAYFPFGGGPRRCIGDEFAKMEAVLILAAVARRFRIALAPNQQIDYFPSITLRPKHGIQVRVEPRIAAPTSVEVAAGL